Proteins encoded within one genomic window of Prosthecobacter fusiformis:
- a CDS encoding alpha-E domain-containing protein, with amino-acid sequence MSKSPPTQEEVARHKQTNVMLSRVAGSLYWMSRYLERAENLARLMDVNLQILLDFGQVSDDTLKEHWLPILRSTGDEDLFFELYEVADSESVMEFLTFRLENPNSLLTCISNARENGRQVRDQISSEMWEVLNDAYHYLKAADAAKLWDGGASAFFDQIKCYSHLFQGITVSTFSRNEGFEFIQFGKYLERADKMTRLLDMKYHILLPKVTDVGGAVDAAQWQAVLRSASAVEPYRRFYVADILFSKVIEFLIFEDTFPRSLMFCLEQMDDFAHLIAGTPAGEYRSDGERRFGKFLNNLHFTTAKDIIGRGLHEFLFEVQTEISAFGGHLYDTFMYHPPVDMQAEIRFHQQQEQQQQ; translated from the coding sequence ATGTCCAAGTCTCCCCCGACCCAAGAAGAAGTCGCCCGCCACAAGCAGACCAACGTCATGCTCTCCCGCGTGGCCGGCAGTCTTTACTGGATGAGCCGCTATCTTGAACGTGCCGAAAATTTGGCCCGTCTCATGGATGTCAACTTGCAGATCCTGCTCGATTTCGGCCAGGTATCCGATGACACCCTCAAAGAGCATTGGCTCCCCATCCTCCGCTCCACCGGTGATGAAGACCTCTTCTTCGAGCTATACGAAGTCGCGGATAGCGAAAGCGTCATGGAGTTCCTCACCTTCCGTCTGGAAAATCCGAACTCACTCCTCACCTGCATTTCCAATGCCCGTGAAAACGGCCGTCAGGTGCGTGACCAGATCTCCAGTGAGATGTGGGAGGTGCTCAACGACGCCTATCACTACCTCAAGGCTGCTGATGCAGCGAAACTATGGGATGGCGGAGCCAGTGCCTTCTTCGACCAGATCAAGTGCTATTCCCACCTCTTCCAGGGCATCACCGTTTCCACCTTCTCTCGCAACGAAGGATTCGAATTCATCCAGTTCGGCAAATACCTGGAACGGGCGGATAAAATGACCCGCCTGCTGGACATGAAGTATCATATTCTTCTGCCCAAAGTTACCGATGTGGGCGGTGCCGTGGATGCCGCCCAATGGCAGGCCGTCCTCCGCTCCGCCAGCGCGGTGGAGCCCTACCGCCGGTTCTACGTCGCGGACATCCTCTTCTCCAAGGTCATTGAGTTCCTCATCTTCGAGGATACCTTCCCACGCTCCCTCATGTTCTGCCTGGAGCAGATGGATGATTTTGCCCACCTCATCGCAGGCACCCCCGCTGGCGAGTACCGCAGTGATGGAGAGCGCCGTTTCGGCAAATTCCTCAACAACCTTCACTTTACCACGGCCAAGGACATCATCGGCCGCGGTCTGCATGAATTCTTATTCGAAGTGCAGACGGAGATCAGTGCCTTTGGCGGCCACCTTTACGATACCTTCATGTACCATCCGCCCGTGGACATGCAGGCAGAAATCCGCTTTCACCAGCAGCAGGAGCAGCAACAGCAGTAA
- a CDS encoding transglutaminase family protein codes for MDFPPPSAAAPVPGMRLRVRHLTRFHYDGPVLDSFNDARLCPVSDPLQRCSTFDLRLDPQVPVHTHHDFYLNRVDHFELHQPHETLEIESNSIVETRPDTRGLPPSGLTLDSLHGPGVNENYFDFLAESKFISQNVTIWREAVDVIGQSVSDLWADSLRLGQHVHSMFAYDPDWTHVHTNAAEAIKDRRGVCQDYAHVMIALCRSQGIPARYVSGYFYNGKTGTENEASHAWMEVFLPGYGWKAWDPTHGREADARYIKLAIGRDYDDAKPVSGRFRGKGKQHMDVHVQIRLAD; via the coding sequence ATGGATTTTCCCCCGCCCTCCGCCGCCGCTCCCGTGCCAGGCATGCGCCTCCGCGTGCGCCACCTCACGCGTTTTCACTACGATGGACCGGTGCTGGACAGCTTTAACGATGCCCGTCTTTGCCCCGTCTCGGATCCCCTTCAGCGTTGTTCCACCTTTGACCTGAGGCTGGATCCCCAAGTCCCCGTCCATACCCATCACGATTTTTATCTGAACCGTGTGGACCACTTCGAGCTCCATCAGCCGCATGAGACCCTGGAGATCGAATCCAACTCCATCGTCGAAACCCGGCCTGATACTCGCGGGCTTCCCCCCTCCGGTCTCACTCTGGATTCCCTCCATGGTCCTGGAGTGAATGAGAATTATTTCGACTTCCTCGCCGAATCCAAGTTCATCTCCCAAAACGTCACCATCTGGCGGGAAGCCGTGGACGTCATCGGCCAGAGCGTCAGCGACCTCTGGGCGGATTCCCTCCGCCTGGGCCAGCATGTGCATTCCATGTTCGCCTATGACCCGGACTGGACTCATGTGCATACCAATGCGGCGGAGGCAATCAAAGACCGACGGGGCGTGTGCCAGGATTATGCCCATGTCATGATCGCCCTCTGCCGCAGCCAGGGCATCCCCGCCCGCTACGTCAGCGGCTATTTTTACAACGGTAAAACCGGCACGGAAAACGAGGCCTCCCATGCCTGGATGGAGGTCTTCCTTCCCGGTTACGGCTGGAAAGCCTGGGACCCCACCCATGGTCGCGAAGCCGATGCCCGCTACATCAAGCTGGCCATCGGCCGGGATTACGACGATGCCAAACCCGTCTCCGGCCGCTTCCGTGGCAAGGGCAAGCAGCACATGGATGTCCACGTGCAGATCCGTCTTGCCGACTGA